One Aneurinibacillus migulanus genomic region harbors:
- a CDS encoding helix-turn-helix transcriptional regulator: MNLQMNTQNLGCMIEEISDIPLSSRQREQYDQSIPILGGTGHIQRIFLRKGMEINWFDGRLHEPVTLDVGVHYPHLEISYTLSGQGCWEPTDSSRSYGLSPGVSNLVYMSNSEVRAELFPQERIFHMELRIDVRHFGELLPDLARISNEPFFCKQTADSPHISLLVEQIKQCPYSGTFRKLYLEGKAIELLVYHLDGAEKEEQLVRAASALKADDIRCLHQAKEILSHTWREPPGLLELARLVGLNDYKLKLGFKQLFGTTVFGYVRGLRMNEARKILEQGKANVSEAAMLVGYHNLSHFASLFRKTYGYNPSEVGKVSLCEIGQSCDRKKSV, translated from the coding sequence ATGAACCTGCAAATGAATACACAAAATCTTGGTTGCATGATCGAGGAGATAAGCGATATTCCGTTGTCGTCGCGACAACGGGAGCAATATGATCAATCGATTCCGATACTGGGCGGGACGGGCCATATACAACGGATTTTTTTGAGAAAAGGCATGGAGATTAATTGGTTTGATGGGAGACTTCACGAACCTGTCACATTGGATGTCGGTGTCCATTATCCTCACCTGGAAATCAGTTATACTTTATCGGGCCAAGGATGCTGGGAACCGACAGATTCATCCCGAAGCTACGGCTTATCTCCGGGAGTTTCCAATCTTGTTTATATGAGCAATTCGGAGGTTCGCGCGGAGCTTTTTCCCCAGGAGAGAATCTTTCATATGGAACTTCGTATCGATGTAAGGCATTTTGGTGAACTGCTGCCTGATCTTGCCCGTATTTCGAACGAACCATTCTTCTGCAAACAAACGGCCGATTCTCCCCACATTTCTCTTCTCGTCGAACAAATAAAACAGTGTCCGTATTCTGGTACGTTCCGGAAGCTTTATCTGGAAGGGAAAGCGATTGAACTGTTGGTCTATCATTTGGACGGGGCAGAAAAGGAAGAACAACTTGTTCGAGCGGCATCCGCGCTGAAAGCAGATGATATCCGTTGTCTTCACCAAGCGAAAGAGATTTTGTCCCATACGTGGAGAGAGCCTCCCGGTTTGCTTGAGCTGGCCAGACTAGTCGGCCTTAATGACTATAAGCTCAAACTCGGATTCAAACAATTGTTTGGCACGACCGTCTTCGGCTATGTGCGCGGGCTGCGAATGAACGAAGCGCGCAAAATACTGGAGCAAGGGAAGGCCAATGTGAGCGAAGCGGCCATGCTGGTCGGCTATCACAATTTGAGCCACTTTGCCTCCCTTTTCCGTAAAACCTATGGTTACAATCCCAGTGAAGTCGGGAAAGTAAGTCTGTGCGAAATCGGTCAGTCTTGCGATCGAAAAAAATCCGTTTAA
- a CDS encoding NAD(P)H-dependent oxidoreductase yields MKTLVIVTHPNIESSIINKRWLEELRKHPGEITVHEIHKAYPDENIDVSKEQKLIEEHGTIIFQFPIYWFNCPPFLKKWFDDIFVEGWAYGKGGDKLKNKKISFAVSAGIKSKDYSSTGRYKYTLEELLRPFKTICTYTQANYQPFYAFYGAEHEPSSQEVDFSSQEYIQFIKSL; encoded by the coding sequence TTGAAAACACTGGTTATTGTTACTCACCCTAATATTGAAAGCTCCATTATTAACAAAAGATGGTTGGAGGAATTGAGAAAGCATCCAGGAGAAATTACGGTACATGAGATACACAAAGCATATCCAGATGAGAACATTGATGTTAGCAAAGAGCAGAAGTTAATTGAAGAACATGGTACGATCATTTTTCAGTTCCCAATCTATTGGTTTAACTGCCCACCTTTTTTGAAAAAGTGGTTTGATGATATATTTGTAGAAGGATGGGCATACGGTAAAGGAGGAGACAAACTTAAAAATAAAAAGATCAGCTTTGCAGTTTCCGCTGGGATCAAATCAAAAGATTATTCATCGACTGGCAGATACAAGTATACGTTAGAGGAGTTGCTACGTCCGTTTAAAACAATCTGTACGTATACACAAGCAAACTATCAGCCATTTTATGCATTTTATGGAGCAGAACATGAGCCGTCCAGTCAAGAGGTTGATTTCAGTTCCCAAGAATACATTCAATTTATTAAATCGTTATAA
- a CDS encoding energy-coupling factor transporter transmembrane component T family protein has product MTQLDPRTHVITLILASILATLASDALQVHLMVVLSVLYLFCNQLFRKAVHFFLSYIALMAALSILPDYSGSIIIILYTFARLIPMVMIGTALIHSAPGSIMCALERLSVPKPVLVMLCILIRFYPVLMMEIGAIRDGIRARSIFPRWYNALRHPVMAYECFFMPLIVRCLKLSVELASSAELRGIECSCVRTSIHPVGFKVVDCMIIGGYVLMGAAIYLAGGMAP; this is encoded by the coding sequence ATGACGCAGCTTGATCCCAGAACACACGTAATTACGCTGATTTTGGCAAGTATCCTGGCTACGCTTGCAAGTGATGCATTGCAGGTGCATTTGATGGTTGTTTTAAGCGTATTGTATTTGTTTTGCAATCAATTGTTCAGGAAGGCGGTTCATTTTTTTCTTTCCTATATCGCATTAATGGCCGCTTTGTCTATACTGCCGGATTATTCTGGATCAATCATCATCATTCTTTACACGTTTGCCAGATTAATACCTATGGTCATGATCGGGACAGCGCTGATTCATTCAGCTCCCGGCAGCATCATGTGCGCTTTGGAAAGATTATCCGTTCCAAAACCGGTTTTGGTTATGCTCTGCATTCTGATCCGCTTTTACCCCGTTTTGATGATGGAAATTGGTGCAATCCGCGACGGCATCCGGGCCAGAAGCATTTTCCCCCGCTGGTACAATGCGCTGCGGCATCCTGTAATGGCTTATGAATGCTTCTTTATGCCGTTGATCGTCCGGTGCCTAAAGCTGTCTGTGGAGCTTGCGTCGTCTGCGGAACTTCGGGGGATCGAGTGCAGCTGCGTCAGAACCTCCATTCATCCTGTAGGCTTTAAGGTTGTAGACTGCATGATAATAGGGGGTTACGTCCTGATGGGGGCAGCTATTTATTTAGCGGGGGGCATGGCCCCATGA
- a CDS encoding ABC transporter ATP-binding protein: MSDVLVKFQHVSKKYQSKVALHNISFELPRGKIIGLIGTNGSGKSTMLKLMAGLIRPTRGMVMINGEQIKRRIPEQVSFLPDGDHLYPFYTVQQTIDVFGSIYSDFDKKKAIEMLTFMELPGDQFIKVLSKGNKGRLKIILALSRQVPLILMDEPLSGLDPIVRNSIIKSLISFIDVERQTVIMSTHEVAEVEPILDMAVLIHNGELQSIQEVEQIRFTSNMSLVEWMKKSAK; this comes from the coding sequence ATGTCGGATGTGCTAGTAAAATTTCAACATGTATCGAAAAAATACCAGAGCAAAGTTGCCCTTCATAATATAAGTTTTGAACTTCCAAGAGGTAAAATTATTGGACTTATCGGCACAAACGGGAGCGGGAAATCAACAATGCTGAAACTAATGGCTGGACTAATCAGGCCAACTCGTGGAATGGTTATGATCAATGGAGAGCAGATCAAAAGGCGGATTCCAGAACAGGTTTCGTTTTTACCGGATGGAGATCATTTATATCCATTCTATACGGTACAACAGACCATTGATGTTTTCGGCAGTATATATAGTGATTTTGATAAGAAGAAAGCAATAGAAATGCTGACATTTATGGAGTTACCGGGTGACCAGTTTATAAAAGTACTATCAAAAGGCAATAAAGGGCGATTAAAGATCATTCTGGCACTTTCCCGCCAAGTGCCGCTGATTTTAATGGATGAACCGTTGTCTGGTCTTGATCCCATTGTTCGAAATTCTATTATCAAAAGTTTGATTTCCTTTATTGATGTTGAAAGGCAGACCGTTATCATGTCTACCCATGAAGTTGCAGAAGTTGAGCCAATTCTTGATATGGCAGTGCTTATTCATAATGGCGAACTTCAATCGATTCAGGAGGTTGAGCAGATTCGTTTTACCAGCAACATGAGTCTTGTTGAATGGATGAAGAAATCTGCCAAATAG
- a CDS encoding VOC family protein: protein MEFYPMPLFVKLSVSNMESSLCWYKEVLNFEPVFELPGKDGKTVMAHIRGKKYQDIMLISESEQNDMDSNGKGVVLNFSVEDVDLYSKKASKANAVVVEGPIDRPWNARELVLRDLDGYLITLSMGIDKEKDFDDVISQVENKL from the coding sequence ATGGAATTTTATCCTATGCCTTTGTTTGTAAAACTTTCTGTCAGTAATATGGAAAGTTCCCTTTGCTGGTACAAGGAAGTTCTAAATTTTGAACCTGTGTTTGAGTTACCAGGCAAAGATGGGAAGACTGTAATGGCTCATATTCGAGGCAAAAAGTATCAGGACATAATGTTGATTTCAGAATCAGAACAAAATGATATGGATTCTAACGGGAAGGGTGTCGTTTTAAACTTTTCTGTGGAAGATGTTGATCTATATTCGAAAAAGGCAAGTAAGGCCAATGCAGTAGTTGTAGAAGGTCCTATTGATCGTCCTTGGAACGCTCGTGAACTTGTTTTGAGAGACCTTGATGGTTATCTAATAACACTTTCAATGGGAATAGACAAAGAAAAGGATTTTGATGATGTTATAAGCCAAGTCGAAAATAAACTTTAG
- a CDS encoding MptD family putative ECF transporter S component, whose translation MQAQMQTQNRAVQNNWKMRDFITLAIFNVLMIIVMTMVDMFARPLHFLAVGGITALVNGPVYMVMSNKIGKRGVLFFTALLTGLYLLAFGFVYFLITLAVVGVLCELIMWGKDTYKHPLRNAIGYGIFYVGYSLCGAVPFVFFREQYLAILSQSYPPSELDNMVYYFSTPSMVLSMCAISLTGAFAGCFLGNTLLKKHVKKAKLV comes from the coding sequence ATGCAAGCACAAATGCAAACACAAAACAGAGCTGTCCAAAACAACTGGAAAATGAGGGACTTCATTACACTTGCCATTTTTAATGTCTTGATGATCATTGTTATGACAATGGTTGACATGTTTGCCCGTCCCCTTCATTTTCTGGCTGTAGGGGGAATTACGGCGTTAGTTAATGGTCCTGTTTACATGGTGATGTCCAATAAAATAGGCAAACGGGGTGTTTTGTTTTTTACCGCCCTGCTCACGGGATTATATTTGTTGGCTTTCGGATTTGTATACTTCTTGATCACACTAGCTGTCGTGGGTGTCTTGTGCGAGCTGATCATGTGGGGAAAGGATACATATAAACACCCTCTCCGCAATGCCATAGGCTACGGGATATTTTATGTGGGTTACTCCCTTTGCGGTGCTGTACCGTTTGTTTTCTTCAGGGAGCAATATCTGGCGATTTTGTCGCAAAGCTATCCTCCGTCAGAGCTTGATAACATGGTGTATTATTTTAGTACGCCGAGCATGGTTCTGAGCATGTGTGCGATTTCTCTTACGGGAGCATTTGCCGGTTGCTTCCTTGGAAACACGCTGTTGAAAAAGCATGTGAAAAAAGCCAAATTGGTATGA
- a CDS encoding GntR family transcriptional regulator, translating into MGEEFNASQPIYQQIVARICRQIVREEIKPGEKLPSVREMAVQSGVNPNTVQRVYSELERMNIVEARRGQGSFVTENLEELERLRVQLKVEYIGEFVRNMKEMGFSPSEIIEGIQDYLKQEE; encoded by the coding sequence ATGGGCGAAGAATTTAACGCTTCACAACCAATTTATCAGCAGATTGTGGCGCGTATTTGCCGTCAAATTGTGCGAGAGGAAATAAAACCGGGGGAGAAGCTTCCCTCTGTAAGGGAGATGGCGGTGCAATCCGGAGTTAATCCGAATACTGTACAACGTGTCTATTCTGAACTTGAGCGGATGAACATTGTAGAGGCAAGAAGAGGTCAGGGGTCATTCGTGACGGAGAATCTAGAAGAATTGGAGCGATTGCGGGTGCAGCTTAAGGTTGAATACATCGGAGAGTTTGTAAGAAATATGAAGGAAATGGGTTTTTCGCCTTCTGAGATTATTGAAGGCATCCAGGATTATTTGAAACAGGAAGAATAA
- a CDS encoding serine hydroxymethyltransferase, translated as MKYLPEQDPDIAEAVKQELERQRDKLELIASENFVSEAVMMTMGTVLTNKYAEGYPGKRYYGGCAYVDIVEELARERVRELFGAEYANVQPHSGAQANMAVYSAAVEPGDTILGMNLSHGGHLTHGSSVNASGQLYNFISYGVNAQSFRIDLDEVRNLAHKHKPRMIVVGASAYPRTIDFEPFAQIAHEVGALFLVDMAHIAGIVVAGLHPNPVPYAHFVTTTTHKTLRGPRGGVILCKKTWAQAIDKAVFPATQGGPFMHIIAAKAVAFKEAAQPEFKTYIENVIRNAKILAEALMAEGLCVVTGGTDNHIILIDLRNIGLTGKEAQQLLDDIGVTVNKNAIPFDTNSPLVTSGIRLGTPAVTTRGMGVEEMKEIARIIALTLKNPQQSAVQEQMKGKVKEITSRFPLYDARTND; from the coding sequence ATGAAATATTTACCTGAACAAGATCCGGATATAGCCGAGGCTGTCAAACAAGAGCTCGAACGGCAACGTGACAAACTTGAACTTATTGCTTCTGAAAATTTTGTGAGCGAAGCGGTAATGATGACAATGGGAACGGTTCTGACCAATAAATATGCGGAAGGCTACCCTGGAAAGAGATATTACGGCGGTTGTGCCTATGTAGATATTGTAGAAGAATTGGCGAGGGAAAGAGTTAGAGAGCTATTTGGTGCCGAATATGCCAATGTGCAGCCACATTCAGGGGCGCAGGCGAACATGGCCGTTTACTCTGCCGCTGTAGAACCTGGAGATACGATCTTGGGTATGAATTTGTCGCATGGTGGCCATTTAACACATGGAAGTTCTGTTAATGCTTCTGGGCAATTGTATAATTTTATTTCATATGGAGTGAACGCTCAATCCTTCCGTATTGACCTTGACGAAGTGCGAAATTTAGCGCATAAACACAAACCCCGTATGATTGTAGTAGGAGCAAGCGCTTATCCACGTACGATTGATTTTGAACCCTTTGCTCAAATTGCCCATGAAGTAGGCGCTTTATTCCTTGTGGATATGGCTCATATCGCAGGCATCGTGGTTGCAGGATTGCATCCGAACCCTGTGCCGTATGCCCACTTTGTGACGACAACAACCCACAAAACGTTACGCGGACCAAGAGGCGGAGTTATTTTATGTAAGAAGACATGGGCACAGGCTATTGACAAAGCGGTTTTTCCAGCTACCCAGGGCGGTCCGTTCATGCACATCATTGCTGCAAAAGCCGTTGCTTTCAAAGAAGCTGCTCAACCCGAATTCAAAACATATATAGAAAACGTGATTCGAAATGCCAAAATTTTAGCGGAAGCATTGATGGCAGAAGGGTTGTGTGTTGTTACAGGAGGAACCGATAATCATATCATTCTCATTGATTTGCGTAATATCGGGTTGACCGGAAAAGAAGCCCAGCAATTACTTGATGATATAGGGGTTACTGTCAATAAAAATGCAATCCCTTTTGATACGAATAGTCCGCTCGTTACGAGCGGGATTCGTCTTGGCACCCCTGCGGTGACAACAAGAGGCATGGGGGTGGAAGAAATGAAGGAGATTGCCAGAATCATTGCACTCACATTAAAAAATCCGCAGCAGTCAGCCGTTCAGGAACAAATGAAGGGTAAGGTGAAGGAAATTACTTCCCGGTTCCCTTTGTATGACGCTAGGACGAACGATTGA
- a CDS encoding ABC transporter ATP-binding protein, with amino-acid sequence MSMLRNITAGNPRSLLKPVFYTTLANLAGIVPFALLVEAARLIFEPFVHPGAMLDTTRLWWVCGGMVFSLFLLYGCEIPAYRSQFRSAYSAAAEGRARLAEHLRQLPLGYLNKRDPGDLANMMMGDFTMLEHGISHLVPQMFGAIIMPVLALTGLSILDWRMALSLFAAFPIAVLLVLLTSGIQRKLSARHMRAKMDAANRLQEYLNGIRVIKAYNLTGERFVRLERSFKELMRHSIRIEGLLGPIVLSAIACIRAGLTLMVIVGVHLLLGGTLDLFAFVAFLLVGTRIFDPLTTALVGYAEFRYHEQAGERIVRLLEEPGMPGDRQPPGGHDIELKQVTFSYRDKVVLKDVSVRIPAGSFTALVGPSGSGKSTILRLIARFYDPDRGTVTMGGEDIRGMDPEALLRKVSMVFQDVYLFQDTIANNIRFGCSDATCEDIEAAARMACCHDFIMKLPNGYDTLVGEGGCTLSGGEKQRISIARAMLKDAPVVLLDEATASLDPENEAEIQKAIDRLVHGRTVIVIAHRLKTVRSADQIVVLNNGQITEQGCHDELLSRNGLYARLWKRQQEANEWRLAT; translated from the coding sequence ATGAGCATGCTGCGCAACATTACGGCGGGTAATCCCCGTTCCTTGCTCAAGCCCGTTTTCTATACGACGCTGGCGAATTTGGCCGGAATTGTACCTTTTGCTCTTCTGGTGGAAGCGGCCAGACTGATCTTCGAACCGTTTGTCCATCCCGGCGCGATGCTCGACACGACGCGGCTTTGGTGGGTATGCGGTGGAATGGTGTTTTCGCTGTTTCTCCTGTACGGATGCGAGATCCCCGCTTACCGCTCCCAGTTCCGCAGCGCATACAGCGCAGCGGCGGAAGGCAGAGCCCGTCTCGCCGAGCATTTGCGCCAGTTACCGCTAGGGTATCTGAACAAGCGCGATCCCGGCGATCTGGCCAATATGATGATGGGCGATTTTACGATGCTGGAGCATGGTATCTCCCATCTAGTGCCACAGATGTTCGGGGCAATCATCATGCCGGTTCTCGCTTTAACCGGGCTTTCCATCCTCGACTGGCGAATGGCGCTCTCACTTTTTGCAGCGTTTCCGATCGCCGTCTTGTTGGTGTTGCTTACTTCTGGCATACAGCGGAAGCTGAGCGCCCGGCACATGCGGGCAAAGATGGATGCCGCCAACCGGTTGCAGGAGTACTTGAACGGCATCCGTGTCATCAAAGCCTATAACCTGACCGGGGAACGATTTGTCCGGCTGGAGCGTTCGTTCAAGGAATTGATGCGGCACAGCATCCGCATCGAAGGGCTGCTTGGGCCGATCGTGTTGAGCGCAATTGCCTGCATTCGGGCCGGGCTCACTCTTATGGTCATCGTCGGGGTTCATCTACTGCTCGGCGGAACTCTTGATCTGTTTGCGTTCGTCGCCTTCCTCCTTGTGGGAACCCGAATATTCGATCCTTTGACGACGGCGCTCGTGGGTTACGCGGAGTTCCGTTATCACGAGCAGGCTGGCGAACGCATCGTGCGGCTGCTTGAAGAGCCCGGCATGCCAGGGGATCGGCAGCCGCCTGGCGGACACGATATCGAACTAAAGCAGGTCACGTTCAGCTATCGCGACAAGGTGGTGCTGAAAGACGTGAGCGTTCGCATCCCGGCCGGTTCTTTCACCGCATTGGTCGGGCCGTCCGGTAGTGGCAAGAGCACCATCCTTCGCCTTATCGCCCGGTTTTATGACCCGGATCGAGGAACGGTAACAATGGGCGGCGAAGACATTCGCGGCATGGATCCGGAAGCGTTGCTGCGCAAAGTGTCGATGGTTTTTCAGGATGTCTATTTATTTCAGGACACGATCGCAAACAATATCCGCTTCGGCTGCAGCGACGCGACCTGCGAAGACATCGAGGCGGCGGCGAGAATGGCTTGCTGCCACGACTTCATCATGAAGCTTCCGAACGGTTACGATACGTTGGTCGGCGAAGGCGGTTGCACGCTTTCGGGCGGCGAAAAACAGCGTATTTCCATCGCGAGAGCGATGCTCAAAGATGCGCCGGTCGTACTGCTCGATGAAGCGACGGCTTCTTTGGATCCCGAAAATGAAGCGGAGATTCAGAAGGCGATTGACCGGCTCGTTCATGGCAGAACCGTGATCGTTATTGCGCATCGGCTGAAAACGGTGCGAAGCGCCGACCAAATCGTCGTGCTGAACAATGGACAAATCACGGAACAAGGTTGCCATGACGAATTGTTGTCGCGAAACGGTTTGTATGCCCGGTTGTGGAAGCGACAGCAGGAAGCGAACGAATGGCGCTTGGCAACATGA